In Drosophila bipectinata strain 14024-0381.07 chromosome 2R, DbipHiC1v2, whole genome shotgun sequence, one genomic interval encodes:
- the cGlr2 gene encoding cyclic GMP-AMP synthase-like receptor 2, with the protein VFAGSTGDNLKISKPNEYDLVFKLEIPYYRNIIVTKCPRIPGNVLLNLTRVLELLKEDPREDYRRIHGFLSNLVDRNNYLVVDKLRSFLQSCFSRALNKIAYRIEVDGQVSRLRYQTCGPAHTIFVDGLYSVDFVPAIRLGFAQNVLPKDLEEYHACANLSYWEAIPKPLKSQLRHPPPQISFRSSFYAAEKVMLAGKHKNCTDAIRFMKHYRDLRSNLSHLKSYYIKTLFLWKIRSQPDSYWQDHTLTDILTDMFEELTKCLEKRRLPFFWDAELNMLDVLTQDQITELHLCVKATSKKPIRVRPCCPRRSNTRLIHGVLPKRRLPYYFFKSSKRAPVKHTTSHLKKLVTLYK; encoded by the exons GTATTCGCAGGAAGCACGGGCGACAATTTAAAAATCTCGAAACCCAACGAATAtgatttagtttttaaacTCGAAATTCCGTATTACCGCAACATCATCGTAACGAAATGTCCGCGAATCCCGGGAAATGTTCTACTAAACTTGACGCGCGTTCTGGAGTTATTAAAAGAAGATCCCCGCGAGGATTATCGTCGCATTCACGGTTTCCTATCCAACTTGGTCGATCGAAACAACTATCTCGTCGTGGACAAGCTCCGTAGCTTCCTGCAGAGTTGCTTTAGTCGCGCCCTGAACAAAATCGCGTATCGCATCGAGGTTGATGGTCAGGTCTCCCGACTCCGATACCAGACCTGTGGGCCGGCCCACACTATCTTCGTAGATGGACTCTACTCCGTGGACTTTGTGCCAGCCATCCGTCTGGGGTTTGCACAGAACGTCCTGCCGAAGGATTTAGAAGAATACCACGCGTGCGCGAATCTCTCATACTGGGAAGCCATCCCAAAGCCTTTGAAATCTCAACTAAGACACCCGCCTCCGCAGATCTCGTTCCGGTCTTCCTTTTACGCCGCGGAAAAAGTTATGCTGGCCGGAAAGCACAAGAATTGTACGGACGCCATTAGGTTTATGAAACACTACCGCGACCTTAGATCCAATTTGAGCCACCTTAAAAGCTATTACattaaaactttatttctCTGGAAAATTAGGTCTCAACCGGATTCCTATTGGCAGGACCATACCCTTACTGACATTTTAACGGAT ATGTTTGAGGAGCTCACAAAGTGCCTGGAGAAACGGCGACTTCCCTTTTTCTGGGATGCAGAGCTAAATATGCTGGATGTCCTTACACAGGATCAAATTACTGAGTTGCATTTGTGCGTGAAAGCAACATCTAAGAAGCCCATTAGGGTGAGACCCTGCTGTCCACGTAGGTCCAATACTCGTCTGATACATGGAGTTCTACCAAAAAGAAGGttgccttattatttttttaaaagcagcAAAAGGGCACCTGTGAAGCACACTACTTCCCATTTAAAAAAGCTGGTTACATTGTATaagtaa